A stretch of Henckelia pumila isolate YLH828 chromosome 4, ASM3356847v2, whole genome shotgun sequence DNA encodes these proteins:
- the LOC140863619 gene encoding NAC transcription factor 56-like, giving the protein MESTDSSTGSQQPQLPPGFRFHPTDEELVVHYLKKKAASAPLPVAIIAEVDLYKFDPWELPAKATFGEQEWYFFSPRDRKYPNGARPNRAATSGYWKATGTDKPVLTAGGTQKVGVKKALVFYGGKPPKGMKTNWIMHEYRLTGNKPSNTKPPGCDVATKKGSLRLDDWVLCRIYKKNTAQRPIDQERDDINDMLGSMTPNMSMPVGQQKLQGVLIKPCTNYASFLENDHQKLYQGTTFNDAMNSHLCSSGSKPAPQFPNWVPAGASKRSTTLPSLYWNDEGNTNSPPTKRFMAENCDGSLGRSTDETTNSIATILSQLPQTPTLQQQQQAMLGSLGDGVFRPAYQVSGMNWYS; this is encoded by the exons ATGGAAAGCACCGATTCCTCCACCGGTTCACAGCAGCCTCAGCTGCCTCCGGGCTTCAGATTCCATCCCACCGATGAAGAACTTGTGGTTCACTACCTCAAGAAAAAGGCCGCCTCCGCCCCGTTGCCCGTTGCGATCATAGCAGAAGTTGATCTTTACAAATTCGATCCTTGGGAACTTCCAG CCAAGGCAACATTTGGGGAGCAAGAGTGGTATTTTTTCAGTCCAAGAGACCGGAAATATCCGAACGGGGCACGGCCGAACAGGGCGGCTACTTCCGGCTATTGGAAGGCGACGGGGACCGACAAGCCGGTGCTGACTGCCGGAGGAACCCAAAAGGTTGGCGTAAAGAAGGCGCTTGTTTTCTATGGAGGGAAGCCACCAAAGGGAATGAAAACTAATTGGATCATGCATGAATACAGGCTCACTGGTAACAAACCCTCCAACACAAAGCCCCCCGGCTGCGATGTAGCCACCAAAAAGGGATCTTTAAGG CTTGATGATTGGGTCTTGTGTCggatttacaagaagaacaCAGCGCAAAGGCCGATAGATCAAGAACGGGACGATATAAACGACATGCTTGGATCAATGACACCGAATATGTCGATGCCTGTGGGACAGCAGAAGCTACAAGGAGTACTGATCAAGCCCTGCACCAATTATGCATCATTTCTTGAAAACGATCATCAAAAATTATACCAAGGGACGACTTTCAACGATGCTATGAACTCTCATTTATGTTCATCGGGTTCAAAGCCAGCACCACAGTTTCCTAATTGGGTACCAGCTGGAGCCTCAAAGAGAAGTACTACACTCCCAAGTTTGTACTGGAACGATGAAGGGAACACGAACTCTCCGCCCACGAAGCGATTTATGGCTGAAAATTGTGATGGAAGCCTCGGAAGATCAACGGATGAAACAACAAACTCTATAGCTACCATTCTTAGCCAGCTGCCGCAAACCCCTACACTACAGCAGCAGCAACAGGCAATGCTAGGGAGTCTTGGAGACGGGGTTTTCCGACCGGCGTATCAAGTTTCGGGCATGAATTGGTACTCTTAG